The Coccinella septempunctata chromosome 9, icCocSept1.1, whole genome shotgun sequence genomic interval aataaaacggaGTTTTATTTTCTTCCAACCCTCCTGGGTTTTCGGTGTAATTTGCTGTAGTagcctgtgaacaaaccaaagttTCGGGGTTATTGAACTCGGAACTATTTTCTGGTATTGTGACCTAGTTCGCGGTACTTTGATGGTGGaaacggttagcgcatccaccatttcggttggtgaaataaaagatatttttcggaacggtatttaTTCAAcggaaatattcaattcaacgGTATTAACGGTTGCAACGGtgctttttgttttttttttttttcggtaataatTTAACGGTATTAATCTTTCACTTTCACCTTTCACCTTCTTTTTCGGTGGGGTCGGCAAcggtgtgggcggcgacggtttggACGGTACCGGTATGTGCGTCGGTGCAGGCGTCGGTTCAGGCGTCGGTACAGGCGTCGGTACAGGCGTCGGTGCCGGCGTCGGTGCCGGCGTCGGTGCAGGCGTCGGTGTGGCGGGCCTCAACCGGAGATCCGGGAGTACGGCCTCTGCCCTGCTTCCTGAGGATCCGCTCCGGCTTGGGGTTCCTCGCTGGCTGACGGTGGTTAAGGGAGGTCTGCGGTCACGGTCGGTGGTTCGGGCACAGCAATCCCGTGATAGGACACCCACGCAGCCACACCTAGAACAAAATTTCACCCGCTCCCCTCTGCAGTGTTCTCGTCGGTGGCCTTCGTTGCCACACCGCCAACAGCTTCGGGGGCCCAACCCCAGGTAGACGTGATATCCATCGGtaccactcacattttaatttctctagttttagcaccaagttcacatttcacaccactctattaaaagcttatatacttgtattcactctcattttgtatacatgtcacctcagattaactttacacctcttacgatcagacttctcaggcctcttaagtttcaggtacctctacgctcaagttggacacttcgaaggcttctcatagaccagatcgaaatccatctcactacacttaGCACTCCGAACAAAGGAATACACTCAATtaactctcttggacagactggtttgtgataatgctcgaggaggtccaatctgatttcaactcaataagtataatttattatacacttttgcatgtctctattacctgaaacttatgataccttatttattttctctaacgttgtgaactgctcttcttgtttcatctcaattatgaatactattcattaattctttctacgtttacaatatttcatttctctacattgcatttgtaacacaactcacctcaatttatgtactctcatacaacaccttctgcttttctaatagatttgctattcctgtaagcgttggtaatcatctctctacattacatttgtaacacaactcacctcaatttatgtactctcataaaacaccttctgcttttctaatagacttgctattcctgtaagcgttggtaatcatctctctctcattctgtctcattatacctgtctcactacattacatatctctaacttctcaagttgtcactgcaaccttctgtttttctgatagcgagacagtttatgaaatcgtaaactctatcactgtaaacgttgtgcttgcatgataacactcacatcaattcataactatcaagctcaattattatgcaactcaaaatacatagacATGTTTTTAAGTCgatctatctcaattctctcaattcttatcaaacacataataattgatcttgttactcgatacatgaaattcactcaacctgctctttcactcaagcaaatacaacgttgattttctcattaaaacattactctcaaattctctcgacaacttctcaataattgtaaataggttcactctgtttagatgttgtatataattttacttcatgcgagtgtctatttattatgtgacgtgtttgatatacaataaagattttattttaccatctccaactcaatcatttggtaacagtccacttttaagtaattgccaaaaatctcaacacccagatttttgaacatttggtccttcgggccggatggtTGAGTTGgaataatcattcattcatatcaCATTCTTCTCAAAAGGTCATGTCTCAAAAGTCGGGAAGATCTTCTCCATCTCCAAAAGAGGATGACGCTCAACTCCAGGTCCCTCCTACTCGATCATCCAGATCTTCCACATCTTCGCAGCCTGATGTGGGACCTCAAACTCGCTCGGCTGGTCTTCCCACCAACCTCAAATTGAAAGTCGCTACTCAACTGAGTAGACTACAActcatgaaggacatcttctccaaGCTGTCCAACATCTCAACATGGACTGTGCAAGACCTGTCACACACTCAAGAACAGCTGCAAGACCTTCAtaagaacttctcaaagactcactcGTATTTTGAGTCAGCGTGGCCTGAGTCTTGTCTCGACCACGAATACTTCGCATCCTCAGTCTTCTTCGAGGAATACTCTCTATACCAATCAGCCATCTCGAAATTAATACAACTCAATATGTCACTCAATCCTGTGGATTCACAGCCATCCACTTCTGCTCAAGCCCCTCAGCCTTCTCAAACTCGTCCTCGATtgcctgacatctcaattcccaccttctcaggcgacttctcaaaatggcctgcattccgagacctttttcaatcactcgtgATCAATAGCACCTcaatttctgacattgaaaggtTACATTACCTTCGCACATGTCTCTCTCACGAACCTCTCGACGCCATCTCTAGTCTTCCCTTAACGGAAGTCTCTTTTCCCATAGCTTGGAAGAAGCTTATggataaatatgaaaataaaaggctgctcctctcttctcaatactcaaaacttctctccttctcattggcgaatcagaaaaattctaccGCCTCATCTCTTCGTCAATTTATTGACAGCATCGTCAATCCTCTCCAAAGTTTGAAAGCTCTAGGTGAAGATCTAGAGCAGAATAACAATCTCTTGGTGTTCCATATCATCAATCGTATGGATCACGCCTCTCGCACTCATTGGGAAACTCTCATCTCCTCTAATAACGAATTTCCCTCCTTCGCTCAGTTGATGGAGTTCCTCCAATCTCGCTCCAGAGCTCTAGAATGGACTGAGTCCAATCAGAGACAGTCACCTCAAGAATCCTCTCGCTCTCGCACAACAGTGCACACCATCTCTCAAAAGGTTACTGCTCCAATTAAACCTTCTCCTCCACTCATCTCAAGCAAATCGGCCTCCTCGAACACTCCAATCTCGAAAGTCTCTTCTATGCCGGGCTACACCTGTGATGATTGTGGACGCGACCACTTCGTTGCAGATTGCCCTCGCTTCTCCAAGCGCTCACCTCAGGAAAAAGCTGATGTGGTGTTACTCCGCATCCTCTGCTCTAACTGCCTCGGTAGACATCATCGCCACTCTTGCAGAACGACAAAGATCTGCAAAATCTGTGGAAGTCGTCATCACACTCTTCTACATGATGCTCCTCTCAGCAGTAAACCACACTGCAAAGTTCCACCGGTACCCCCTCGAGTGCTTCCACAATACGCTCTCACATCTCAAAAATCTGCTCAAAGGGAGGTGAGTTCTAGCAACTCAGCTCTAAAGCCTTCAAAATAGTTCGAAGAagcgttgaattatttttcttcagctACCTCAACCACGACTCAACACTCTTCTCGCCACTGCCATCGCCCATCTCATCACCTCAACAGGATCACACACGGTTCGACTACTCATCGACAGTGGATCCGAGCTGACCTTCATCTCTCAAGATCTAGCCAGAAAACTCAACATCTCTAGAAGGAAGTCGCATGTTGTAATTGTGGGAATTCATGGAAAGACTTCTAAGACACAAGGATCTCTCGCCCTCACTCTCAAGTCGACGTATGACCATCAAACCATAAATATTGATGCTCACATTCTCTCATCATCTTTCTCTAATTTGCCTTCCTTCTTTACATGTTTTCAGCAATCTCTACATCTCCAGCATCTCAAGTTAGCTGATCCAGAATACCACATCTCAAGAGCCATCGACATCATTTTGGGTGCTGATGTATATGGCTCAGTTGTTCTTCCTCAGATGAAAAAAGGCCCTCCATCATCTCCAATCGCGCAACTCTCAATCTTCGGCTGGCTAATCCTAGGACCTGTGTGTCAAGAACAGGAACGCCTTCCAATCCAATCTCCAATGTTTCATACTGTTCAAGATGAAGACCTACATCATCTCCTCACTAAGTTTTGGGAACAGGAAGAAATTCAACCAACGTCTACGTCACATCTCACCTCTGACGAGCAAGAATGTGAAAACCACTTTGTCTCCACTCACTCTAGGCTCTCCTCAGGGAAATACATGGTAAGATTACCATTGAAATCATCTATTGACGTCTTAGGTTCTTCCAGACAACGAGCCTTCCGATGTCTGCAAGCCTTGATTCGGAAATTCGACAAGGATCCTGACTACTCTCTGCTCTACCACCAATTTCTCGATGAATATGAACTCCTCCAGCACATGCAACCAGTCTCGTCAGAAAAGGTCAACTCAAGATATTTTCTTCCTCATCACGGTGTTCTCAAAACAGACAGCTCTACAACGAAACTGCGAGTAGTCTTCAACGGCTCCAGCCCCACCTCGACTGGCATTTCTCTCAACGATATTATGCACACCGGAGCGAAACTGCAACTCGACGTGATAGATGTTCTTATGTGGGTGCGTAAATTTAAATTTGTCTTCTCTACAGATATCACAAAGATGTACAGACAGATTCTGGTTCATCCTGATGATTGGGATCTTCAAAGCATCCTTTGGCTCGACTCAAACAACAACGTGAAGACATACCATCTCACAACGGTCACATACGGAACTAGATCAGCTccatttttggcaatcagagttCTTCTCCAACTTCTCAAAGATGAGGGTCACAACTTTCCACTAGCCATTCCTCCATTAACAAAAGGTcgttatgttgatgatatttgtggtggagcagatactgaacatcaacttctcgaaatTGCCAAACAACTCCAGAACCTTTGCATGGCGGCCGGCCTTCCGCTAGCAAAATGGCAGTCAAACATCTCAAGTCTCTCTCACGTCACTCAAGAGGAAGAATCAACACCCACTCCAATCTCATTCGATGAAGGTTCTCACTCAACTAAAGTGTTAGGTCTAATCTGGTACCCTCAAGAAGACCAAGCGgtcagttctatctcatattgctaaaatatttgatccACTCGGTTTAGTCTCCCCTGTTACGATTAGGGCTAAAATATTGTTGCAGGAATTATGGCTCCAAAAGTTATCATGGGACGAACCTCTACCTCAACTACTCCAACAGAAATGGTACGACATCAGTGAAGATCTCTCCAGGCTGGCCAGCATCACAATTCCAAGATGGATTAACACTCAAGAGGGTTCTTTCATTCAACtccacggcttctctgatgcatctcaactcgccatttcagccgttctctaccttctcgttggaactCCGTCCAAGGAATGCAAAGTTACAATGCTTTGCTCCAAAACCAAAGTATCGCCTTTAAAACCACTCACAATCCCGAGACTCGAATTATCAGCTGCTCTTCTTCTCTCTCGACTCGTTAATTATGCGCATAATGTTttagctctcaacattcactctaccactctatggacggactcctcaatcactctagcttggatcaacactcacccttcacgttggaaggactttgtacggaacagagttgcaacaatccaagatctaactccaagggcccattggaggtatatttccggcaaagacaatcctgctgactgtgcatcacgagggttaacttcatctcaacttcgcaaccactcgctatggtggacgggaccaccatggctttccaagtcagaagattcatggccaaatcgtcagccggcaccgacaaccgaccatgaatcagaagcaagaccagccatctccatactcacctccactacgtcagactactcatgggatctcatctacaggtattccagtttgaataaattgttaagaatcacctctatttgttcaaaggttctcgcacgactccaacgcaagctggatccagcacacctcacacacctgacttcaactgacttggaagcatctcgaattttttggataaaggcaactcaaaaagtctactttccatatgaactcaaggctcttcaatcACAGACTTCACTTCACTCTTCTCATGTATTCAGTAGACTTACTGCATTCCTCGACAACAATGGTGtaattcgtgtaggcggacgaatttcccattctcaactcgacccagatagcaagcatccaatTATTCTTCCTCGACACTCTCAATTTACTTCTTTGGTTATAGATGAAACTCACCGAAAAACTCTACATGGAGGCACTCAACTCACTCTAGCCACGATACGTCAAAGGTATTGGATTATTGGAGGAAGAGCCCCAGTTAAATCCCATATACTGAAATGTGTTCTGTGTGCAAGGCACCGTGGTATTCGCGCTCAACAACTCATGGGACAGCTACCAGCATCTCGAGTGCAGCCATCTCGTCCATTCCTCCACACCGGTGTAGATTATGCTGGTCCACTCACTCTCAAGACATGGAAAGGAAGGGGTTCCAAAACACACAAAGGCTGGGTTTGTGTCTTCGTCTGCTTTGCCTCCTCAGCAGTTCATCTCGAAGTTGTAAGCGATTATTCAACTGATTCCTTTCTCGCTGCCTTTCGCAGGTTCACAGCAAGACGAGGAATATGTCACACTCTATACTCGGACTGTGGAACCACCTTCATCGGCGCAGACACCGCTCTCAAGGAACTTTTCACCAAGGCTTCCAGTCAAAATCAGACCCTCTCCAATCTACTCCTCAATGAAGGCACTACATGGTGTTTCAACCCCCCAGCAGCTCCTCATATGGGTGGAAAATGGGAGGCTGTCGTCAAGTCATTCAAGCACCACTTCATTCGAACTGTCAAGGATGTATCCTTCACATTAGAAGAAATAATGACTCTAACTTCTCAAATCGAAGCTATTCTCAACTCAAGACCGCTCGAACCGCTCAGTGACGACCCTGACGATTGCATAGCTCTCACACCTGGACATCTCCTCATAGGCGCTCCATTAACAGCTGTTCCAGAACCATCTCTTGAACATCTCTCCACCTCTCGACTCTCAAGATGGCAATTTGTTCAACAACGAACTCAACAGTTTTGGacacaatggtcatcacaataTTTGCAACGCCAGCTTTCCATCTCAAAATGGCACCATCCTCGCAATGACGTAAAGGTTGGTTCT includes:
- the LOC123320962 gene encoding anti-sigma-I factor RsgI2-like, with protein sequence MDITSTWGWAPEAVGGVATKATDENTAEGSGPPLTTVSQRGTPSRSGSSGSRAEAVLPDLRLRPATPTPAPTPAPTPAPTPVPTPVPTPEPTPAPTHIPVPSKPSPPTPLPTPPKKKVKGESERLIPFRALRTLFKRVLSLGVILFIQEKILDFAAVLPSRQILESTIAVKTEAITIPKLTSPPTLK
- the LOC123320963 gene encoding uncharacterized protein LOC123320963, with the protein product MSQKSGRSSPSPKEDDAQLQVPPTRSSRSSTSSQPDVGPQTRSAGLPTNLKLKVATQLSRLQLMKDIFSKLSNISTWTVQDLSHTQEQLQDLHKNFSKTHSYFESAWPESCLDHEYFASSVFFEEYSLYQSAISKLIQLNMSLNPVDSQPSTSAQAPQPSQTRPRLPDISIPTFSGDFSKWPAFRDLFQSLVINSTSISDIERLHYLRTCLSHEPLDAISSLPLTEVSFPIAWKKLMDKYENKRLLLSSQYSKLLSFSLANQKNSTASSLRQFIDSIVNPLQSLKALGEDLEQNNNLLVFHIINRMDHASRTHWETLISSNNEFPSFAQLMEFLQSRSRALEWTESNQRQSPQESSRSRTTVHTISQKVTAPIKPSPPLISSKSASSNTPISKVSSMPGYTCDDCGRDHFVADCPRFSKRSPQEKADVVLLRILCSNCLGRHHRHSCRTTKICKICGSRHHTLLHDAPLSSKPHCKVPPVPPRVLPQYALTSQKSAQRELPQPRLNTLLATAIAHLITSTGSHTVRLLIDSGSELTFISQDLARKLNISRRKSHVVIVGIHGKTSKTQGSLALTLKSTYDHQTINIDAHILSSSFSNLPSFFTCFQQSLHLQHLKLADPEYHISRAIDIILGADVYGSVVLPQMKKGPPSSPIAQLSIFGWLILGPVCQEQERLPIQSPMFHTVQDEDLHHLLTKFWEQEEIQPTSTSHLTSDEQECENHFVSTHSRLSSGKYMVRLPLKSSIDVLGSSRQRAFRCLQALIRKFDKDPDYSLLYHQFLDEYELLQHMQPVSSEKVNSRYFLPHHGVLKTDSSTTKLRVVFNGSSPTSTGISLNDIMHTGAKLQLDVIDVLMWVRKFKFVFSTDITKMYRQILVHPDDWDLQSILWLDSNNNVKTYHLTTVTYGTRSAPFLAIRVLLQLLKDEGHNFPLAIPPLTKGRYVDDICGGADTEHQLLEIAKQLQNLCMAAGLPLAKWQSNISSLSHVTQEEESTPTPISFDEGSHSTKVLGLIWYPQEDQAELWLQKLSWDEPLPQLLQQKWYDISEDLSRLASITIPRWINTQEDETHRKTLHGGTQLTLATIRQRYWIIGGRAPVKSHILKCVLCARHRGIRAQQLMGQLPASRVQPSRPFLHTGVDYAGPLTLKTWKGRGSKTHKGWVCVFVCFASSAVHLEVVSDYSTDSFLAAFRRFTARRGICHTLYSDCGTTFIGADTALKELFTKASSQNQTLSNLLLNEGTTWCFNPPAAPHMGGKWEAVVKSFKHHFIRTVKDVSFTLEEIMTLTSQIEAILNSRPLEPLSDDPDDCIALTPGHLLIGAPLTAVPEPSLEHLSTSRLSRWQFVQQRTQQFWTQWSSQYLQRQLSISKWHHPRNDVKVGSLVLITDERTPPCKWPLARVLDMHPGHDGLTRVVTLKTPTTTLRRPVAKLCILPILVDSED